Proteins encoded together in one Candidatus Sulfotelmatobacter sp. window:
- a CDS encoding carboxypeptidase regulatory-like domain-containing protein, giving the protein MRRAPQSAFLSLLFAIVLVTLSQGAWSQVNRASITGTVRDTSAALLPGVEVTATNTDTNVPTKTVSNQDGIYVIPNLSPGPYSVEFKKEGFDILLRPSITLESTQVARIDAALKVGKISESMTVTADAPVLDQENGSFGTNMKGSVVTDLPLSIYSGGRFAEEFAVAITPGYSPISSPYGAVVNGGQWFTKDYTVDGTSATANIPGDSLETGPSMEAVQELQAQTSGLDAQSAITGGGVMSFSLKSGTNKFHGSSFLYGHNELLDANTWTNDNQGLRKSKARAWDWGGSLGGPIFRDKTFFFGAFERYTQNDFRLGGPAATVPTADFLGGNFSALLDTTQLLGTDVHGNPIYAGAIFNPNDPGAVFVGNAIPTSMFSAVAQKIIPIYQKYYTPEFSGIDSNLRGLIDNSPSQTPNQIVIKLDHSLTRNDWLSGSWVYNHRPRTLDDSGGLWSAGSSDGGPLSEARLQLVRSQEWRVSESHTFSPHLMNVLNLTYNWYWNGSLPTAPSNWNSTLGFGNTGANNFPSISFSDSTAHTETGIGNVWQGNSAGATMITGDTVTWIKGKHNITFGGDFHAQQVNSHSGSGANSFSFSSNATGAPSQGYGNQVGFAFASFLLGNVNTASQTTPFNLYGREKEMALYAQDSYKVRPNLTLNLGLRWNYNFRFHEKNGSWANYDLHAIDPTLGIPGTLVYAKNGSDSFEKNEYAANFGPTIGFAYSPWRKAVFRGSFGIIYFPPGVPYFDGVPNGFAPGFKGTNQVSTPFNWDSGYPGVFQPGNKNSCGGATQPTCPEYLFPLVSVDPRALRVGYSDAFNFGVQYELTPNMRVEAAYVGNRGHRLTDTALAWNQGSTSTFLKLAQQIPGLNAYSNPVCSPSDAAGYGIAYPYPGFCGTLMEAITPYPQVAQSFFNPYTYAGWYYPNLIYVGLPLGQSYYDSMVIDVVKRTGRGLTMDMSYTLSRQEGDTFSAQQEGNNYYTAIQDFGNIGAAAHSLTNYDQTHIVKGFVSYQLPFGRGQRWLAGQNRIVNRIVGGWTLSGLVLYTSGQPFQAVVNNQYWPMWGNLYPNFNLQGFSGPSNPRHFVPIPSGQTIIPPQDIYMPQSVASAPAPGTLGTGPLDLSALRCPGQANENASILKYVPMGSEGQYKLSFRAEFYNLFNRHYYNINGCGGNKSLIQTPGNMDTFGEILGVIDNPRTGQFAIRFDF; this is encoded by the coding sequence ATGCGGCGGGCTCCCCAGTCGGCGTTCCTATCGCTTCTTTTTGCAATTGTGCTCGTGACGTTAAGCCAGGGTGCATGGTCCCAGGTCAATCGCGCTTCGATTACCGGCACGGTCCGGGACACGTCGGCCGCCTTGCTTCCCGGTGTGGAAGTGACAGCTACCAATACCGACACGAATGTGCCCACTAAGACCGTCTCCAACCAGGACGGAATTTACGTCATCCCCAATCTCTCGCCGGGACCCTATTCGGTCGAATTCAAGAAGGAGGGGTTCGATATTCTCCTTCGCCCGAGCATCACGTTGGAATCGACCCAGGTAGCCCGCATCGATGCCGCCCTCAAAGTAGGAAAGATCAGCGAATCCATGACGGTAACTGCCGATGCGCCAGTCCTAGATCAGGAAAACGGGTCGTTTGGGACGAACATGAAAGGTAGCGTAGTAACTGACCTGCCGCTGAGTATCTATAGCGGCGGGCGTTTTGCTGAGGAATTTGCAGTGGCCATCACCCCCGGGTACTCTCCGATTAGCAGTCCGTACGGTGCAGTGGTGAATGGCGGACAATGGTTCACCAAGGACTACACGGTCGACGGCACATCGGCCACAGCGAATATTCCCGGGGATTCGTTGGAAACTGGTCCCAGTATGGAAGCCGTACAGGAACTGCAGGCGCAAACCAGCGGATTGGACGCACAAAGCGCTATCACCGGCGGCGGCGTCATGTCTTTCAGCCTGAAATCGGGGACCAATAAGTTCCACGGGTCCTCATTCCTCTACGGCCATAATGAACTGCTCGACGCGAACACCTGGACCAATGACAACCAAGGCTTGCGAAAAAGCAAGGCCCGAGCCTGGGATTGGGGAGGAAGCCTGGGCGGTCCAATCTTTCGAGATAAGACGTTTTTCTTTGGCGCATTCGAGCGTTATACCCAGAACGACTTCCGGCTAGGTGGACCGGCCGCCACAGTTCCGACCGCGGATTTTCTGGGCGGGAACTTCAGCGCGTTATTGGACACAACCCAGTTGCTCGGTACCGACGTCCACGGCAATCCAATCTATGCCGGAGCCATCTTCAATCCAAACGATCCGGGAGCGGTCTTTGTCGGAAATGCGATTCCCACCTCCATGTTCAGCGCGGTGGCGCAAAAGATTATCCCGATTTATCAGAAGTATTACACGCCTGAATTTTCCGGAATCGACAGCAACCTTAGAGGTCTTATCGACAACAGCCCCTCGCAGACCCCGAACCAGATCGTGATCAAACTGGACCACAGCCTGACCCGCAACGATTGGCTCTCGGGGTCCTGGGTCTACAACCACCGCCCCCGGACGCTGGACGACAGTGGAGGCCTCTGGTCAGCAGGAAGCTCGGACGGGGGGCCACTTTCCGAGGCCAGGCTTCAGTTGGTGCGCTCGCAAGAATGGCGGGTGAGCGAGTCCCACACATTTTCTCCTCACCTTATGAATGTACTGAACCTCACCTACAACTGGTACTGGAACGGCAGTCTGCCGACGGCTCCCTCCAACTGGAACTCGACGCTCGGCTTTGGCAATACTGGTGCAAACAACTTCCCCTCGATCTCATTCAGCGACTCGACCGCACACACCGAAACTGGAATCGGGAACGTTTGGCAGGGAAACTCCGCGGGCGCCACAATGATCACCGGGGACACCGTGACCTGGATCAAAGGCAAACACAATATTACTTTCGGCGGCGATTTTCATGCTCAGCAAGTCAACAGTCACAGCGGCTCGGGGGCAAACTCCTTCAGTTTCTCAAGCAATGCCACCGGCGCTCCGAGCCAGGGATACGGCAATCAAGTTGGTTTCGCGTTTGCCAGTTTCCTTTTGGGGAATGTCAACACTGCCAGCCAGACCACACCCTTCAATCTGTACGGACGGGAAAAGGAGATGGCCCTGTATGCCCAGGACAGCTACAAGGTCCGTCCCAATCTCACTCTGAACCTGGGTCTGCGCTGGAACTATAACTTCCGGTTCCACGAGAAAAACGGATCCTGGGCAAACTACGACCTTCACGCTATCGACCCCACCCTTGGAATTCCGGGTACTCTCGTCTATGCCAAGAACGGCAGCGACAGTTTCGAGAAAAATGAATACGCTGCGAACTTCGGACCGACGATTGGCTTTGCATACTCACCCTGGAGGAAAGCCGTGTTCCGCGGTTCTTTCGGGATCATCTACTTTCCGCCAGGCGTCCCGTATTTTGATGGTGTCCCGAATGGCTTTGCGCCTGGCTTCAAGGGCACCAACCAAGTCAGCACTCCCTTTAACTGGGACAGTGGCTATCCCGGTGTTTTCCAGCCGGGCAATAAGAATTCCTGCGGCGGCGCCACGCAACCAACCTGCCCCGAATATTTGTTTCCGCTGGTCAGCGTCGATCCGCGAGCGCTGCGTGTAGGTTACAGTGATGCCTTCAATTTTGGCGTGCAGTACGAACTGACGCCGAACATGCGCGTCGAAGCTGCCTATGTCGGGAACCGCGGCCATCGTCTTACCGATACTGCCTTAGCTTGGAACCAAGGTTCGACTTCCACTTTCCTGAAGTTGGCCCAGCAGATTCCGGGTCTTAATGCGTACAGCAACCCCGTTTGCTCTCCGTCGGACGCAGCAGGTTACGGAATAGCCTATCCCTATCCGGGCTTCTGCGGAACTCTAATGGAGGCCATCACGCCGTACCCGCAGGTAGCGCAGTCTTTCTTTAACCCCTACACTTACGCTGGTTGGTATTATCCCAACCTAATTTATGTAGGTCTACCGTTGGGTCAGAGTTATTACGACTCCATGGTCATCGACGTGGTAAAGCGCACAGGGCGTGGATTGACTATGGACATGAGTTACACGCTTTCCCGCCAGGAAGGCGACACTTTCTCGGCGCAGCAGGAGGGCAACAATTATTACACTGCGATTCAAGATTTCGGCAACATAGGTGCGGCCGCTCATTCCCTCACCAACTACGATCAAACACACATCGTGAAGGGATTTGTAAGCTACCAGTTACCTTTTGGCAGAGGACAGCGTTGGTTGGCCGGTCAAAACCGCATTGTGAATCGAATTGTAGGCGGATGGACGCTCTCCGGGCTAGTGTTGTACACATCCGGTCAACCGTTCCAGGCTGTTGTGAATAATCAGTACTGGCCGATGTGGGGCAATCTTTATCCCAACTTCAACCTGCAGGGTTTCAGCGGTCCGTCGAACCCGAGGCATTTTGTGCCTATACCATCCGGCCAGACGATTATTCCCCCGCAGGATATTTACATGCCGCAGAGTGTGGCGAGCGCGCCCGCCCCGGGCACGTTGGGAACTGGCCCTCTTGATCTTTCCGCACTGCGGTGCCCCGGCCAAGCCAACGAGAATGCCAGCATTCTCAAATATGTTCCGATGGGCTCTGAGGGGCAATACAAGCTGTCCTTCAGGGCTGAGTTCTACAACCTGTTCAACCGCCACTACTACAACATCAACGGTTGTGGAGGCAATAAGTCGCTGATCCAAACCCCAGGTAACATGGACACCTTTGGTGAAATTCTTGGAGTCATTGATAACCCGCGAACCGGGCAATTCGCGATTCGCTTCGACTTCTGA
- a CDS encoding HAD hydrolase family protein yields MKKRASQIKVLLMDVDGTMTDGGVTLLSQPDGVALEIKTFDAHDGQGLTLAQTAGLRTGCITGRESAALLRRAHEMKMEFIYMKQPLKMPAYEKILNTAGVDDSAVAYVGDDLPDIPLMRRAGLAIAVGDAVPEVKKVAHYTTQAVAGHGAIREAVEIILKSKGMWEAMIDKARA; encoded by the coding sequence GTGAAAAAACGCGCGTCGCAAATCAAGGTGCTGTTGATGGATGTTGACGGCACCATGACCGACGGCGGCGTTACTCTGCTCTCTCAACCCGACGGCGTGGCGCTGGAAATCAAGACATTTGACGCGCATGACGGCCAAGGGCTGACCCTGGCACAAACTGCGGGACTCCGCACCGGATGCATCACCGGGCGCGAAAGCGCTGCACTTCTGCGTCGCGCCCACGAAATGAAGATGGAATTCATTTACATGAAGCAGCCGTTGAAGATGCCCGCGTACGAAAAAATTCTCAATACGGCCGGCGTGGACGATTCCGCAGTGGCCTATGTGGGCGACGATTTGCCGGATATTCCGTTGATGCGTCGCGCCGGGCTGGCCATTGCGGTGGGCGACGCCGTCCCTGAGGTGAAAAAAGTCGCGCACTATACGACACAAGCTGTAGCCGGGCATGGCGCGATCCGCGAGGCCGTCGAGATTATTTTGAAATCGAAAGGCATGTGGGAGGCGATGATCGACAAAGCGCGTGCGTGA
- a CDS encoding right-handed parallel beta-helix repeat-containing protein, whose product MASVLLLFLTLGGIGAQALPGSSRTPKDRVVSYYVDSRYGSDANSGIRPEKAWRTLTRVNATNFNPGDRILFKSGSTWTGQLWPKGSGTAQHPVVIDKYGGDALPVINGDGLAEDAVLLKNQEYWEIQNLEITNRGLTNHALTNQEDNSTIRRGVHVVAENVGDLHHIYLRNLTIHDVNGTEKEKVNGGIDYSAIGDSRPSRFVDLRIEGNRISRVDRSGIMGWSTHWMRSKWYPSLGVVIRNNVLDDIGGDGIVNVATDGALVEHNVVSHASQRSQDYNVGIWPWSADNTIIQFNEVYGTHGQHDAEGFDSDWNSRNTIIQYNYSHDNDGGFLLICNEGSQSPSVSAGNVGTIVRYNISQNDHHRGIKLSGPVKNTLIYNNTIYVGKEENVDVVLHTDWTGWAADTYFYNNIFYVDGTARFFSYGVTGNPDGSYDTAPGPGKSTSNVFDSNIYFGGTDAPQDPHALLTNPMLQAPGAATAGLHSVSGYGLRAGSPAINSGRAIENNGGRDFLGNPAPSCGGTDRGAVEATACVSK is encoded by the coding sequence ATGGCCTCGGTTCTCTTGCTTTTTCTCACTCTGGGCGGAATTGGGGCCCAGGCCCTGCCCGGTTCATCGCGAACCCCCAAAGACAGAGTCGTTAGTTATTACGTCGACTCGCGCTACGGCAGCGACGCAAATTCCGGCATTCGGCCGGAGAAGGCCTGGAGGACTCTGACTAGAGTCAACGCCACCAACTTTAATCCTGGCGATCGCATCCTGTTCAAGTCCGGTTCGACCTGGACCGGGCAGCTTTGGCCTAAGGGTTCCGGCACGGCGCAGCATCCTGTTGTCATCGACAAGTATGGCGGCGATGCGCTGCCTGTCATTAACGGCGACGGGCTTGCCGAGGACGCGGTTCTGCTCAAGAACCAGGAGTACTGGGAAATTCAGAACCTGGAGATTACGAACCGGGGGCTTACGAACCATGCGCTTACGAACCAGGAAGACAATTCAACAATTCGCCGCGGCGTCCATGTGGTTGCGGAGAATGTCGGCGATTTGCATCACATTTATCTGAGGAATCTCACGATTCATGATGTGAACGGCACGGAGAAAGAAAAGGTCAACGGCGGAATTGACTACAGCGCGATCGGCGACTCCAGGCCGAGCCGCTTCGTCGATCTGCGCATCGAGGGCAATCGCATTTCGCGTGTCGATCGCAGCGGAATCATGGGATGGTCGACTCACTGGATGCGCTCGAAATGGTATCCCAGCCTGGGCGTGGTGATTCGCAACAACGTTCTGGACGACATCGGCGGCGACGGCATCGTCAATGTCGCGACGGATGGCGCGCTTGTCGAACACAACGTCGTCTCCCATGCCAGTCAGCGTTCGCAGGATTACAACGTCGGCATCTGGCCGTGGAGCGCCGACAACACCATCATCCAGTTCAACGAAGTTTATGGAACCCACGGCCAGCACGATGCGGAGGGGTTTGACTCCGACTGGAACAGCCGCAATACGATCATCCAGTACAACTACAGCCACGACAACGACGGCGGATTCCTGCTGATTTGCAACGAAGGCAGCCAGAGTCCGAGCGTGAGCGCGGGAAATGTTGGCACCATCGTTCGCTACAACATCAGCCAGAACGATCATCATCGCGGCATCAAACTTTCCGGTCCGGTCAAAAACACGCTCATCTACAACAACACGATCTACGTCGGAAAGGAGGAGAACGTGGACGTGGTTCTCCACACGGACTGGACCGGGTGGGCCGCGGATACCTACTTCTATAACAACATCTTCTACGTCGACGGGACGGCGCGATTCTTTTCGTACGGAGTGACGGGGAATCCGGATGGGTCTTACGACACCGCGCCGGGGCCTGGCAAAAGTACAAGTAACGTTTTCGACTCGAACATTTATTTTGGAGGCACGGACGCGCCTCAGGATCCCCATGCTTTGCTCACCAATCCGATGCTGCAAGCGCCCGGGGCCGCGACGGCGGGCCTCCATAGCGTCTCTGGATACGGTTTGCGAGCCGGATCTCCCGCGATTAATTCAGGGCGTGCGATTGAGAATAACGGCGGGCGAGACTTCTTAGGCAACCCGGCGCCGTCGTGTGGTGGAACGGATCGCGGTGCGGTCGAGGCGACAGCGTGTGTTTCTAAATAG
- a CDS encoding sialate O-acetylesterase, giving the protein MRKSHLRFRIFPFFLFFGFFLALAWADPALPHAISDHAVFQQDREIHVWGTADPGEPIAVTLGKNTRATHADPGGHWSVLLPAMRAGGPFTLRVLGKKEVVIKDVMIGEVWVASGQSNMTFALSGSTGAAEEIPKADYPGIRLFTVPKRVAQSPQSDTLAASWQLCTPDTAKEFSAVAYYFARDLHRKLNVPIGIIESAWPGTAAEEWIAPEEIERDPQIKPMFDEWNRHENKGFAGARFDLEFDDFELLPDPASQGKPTPFADFDDGSARNSLGGYFSYDFRDAPATSFELETPGRSGQGYAAHVAGQLDASDDSRLSVRYQTDGSATDLSGYAGVRFWVRGDGRFRIRSLQPTITDWDDYSTHLLPASSDWRPVTIWFRDLRQEGWGVTEDFTPNSLIGFVIESVPASGYPSRPATGLFQGMIAPLLPYPFRGAIWYQGESNGWKPAQYRTLLPDLIESWRSASRQPDMQFLIVQLPNHGAVPAQPGESAWAELREAQLLTVKQMPGTGLAVTIDVGDPKDLHPHRKAEVGERLALWALGTTYHKSIVYSGPMYESMAVERGTIRIRFAHTGGGLKANDDGALRGFAIAGEDRVFHWAEAQIDRDSVVVSSPQVAAPVAVRYAWGDSPECNLFNAEGLPASPFRTDLWQDPVGNAK; this is encoded by the coding sequence ATGCGTAAATCTCATTTGCGGTTTCGTATATTTCCGTTCTTTCTGTTTTTTGGATTTTTTCTCGCCCTGGCATGGGCTGATCCTGCCCTTCCCCATGCGATCAGCGATCATGCGGTGTTTCAACAAGACCGCGAGATTCACGTATGGGGTACAGCCGATCCCGGCGAGCCAATTGCGGTCACGCTGGGGAAAAACACTCGAGCCACGCACGCCGATCCGGGTGGCCATTGGAGCGTCCTGCTGCCGGCCATGCGAGCCGGTGGCCCATTTACGTTGAGAGTCCTCGGGAAAAAAGAAGTTGTCATTAAAGACGTAATGATCGGTGAGGTGTGGGTGGCTTCCGGCCAATCGAACATGACATTCGCGCTGAGTGGCTCCACGGGCGCTGCAGAAGAAATTCCCAAGGCCGACTATCCGGGCATTCGCCTGTTCACGGTTCCGAAAAGAGTTGCTCAATCTCCACAATCGGACACGCTGGCGGCCTCATGGCAGCTTTGTACGCCCGACACAGCCAAGGAGTTCTCCGCGGTGGCGTATTACTTTGCACGCGACCTTCACCGCAAACTCAATGTCCCGATCGGAATCATCGAAAGCGCGTGGCCAGGAACTGCGGCGGAAGAGTGGATCGCCCCGGAGGAGATTGAGCGGGACCCGCAGATCAAGCCGATGTTCGACGAATGGAACCGCCATGAAAACAAGGGATTCGCTGGCGCCAGGTTCGACCTGGAGTTCGACGATTTCGAATTGCTTCCCGATCCAGCCAGCCAGGGCAAGCCGACGCCGTTCGCCGATTTTGACGATGGCAGCGCGCGAAACTCGCTGGGCGGATATTTTTCCTACGATTTCCGAGATGCTCCCGCGACTTCATTCGAACTCGAAACGCCCGGCCGTAGTGGACAAGGATACGCCGCGCATGTGGCGGGCCAACTCGATGCGTCCGACGACTCTCGCCTGAGCGTGCGATATCAGACTGACGGCTCTGCGACGGATCTCAGTGGATATGCGGGAGTTCGATTCTGGGTTCGCGGAGACGGCAGGTTTCGCATTCGTTCCCTGCAACCGACGATCACCGATTGGGATGACTATTCCACACACTTGCTTCCCGCGTCGTCAGACTGGAGACCGGTCACCATCTGGTTCCGAGATCTGCGGCAGGAGGGGTGGGGCGTAACCGAGGACTTCACTCCGAATTCGTTAATTGGTTTCGTCATAGAGAGCGTGCCCGCGTCGGGCTATCCTTCGCGTCCGGCAACCGGATTATTTCAAGGCATGATTGCGCCGCTGTTGCCGTATCCCTTTCGTGGCGCGATCTGGTACCAAGGCGAGAGCAACGGATGGAAGCCCGCTCAATATCGAACGCTTCTCCCCGATCTCATCGAAAGCTGGCGCTCGGCGTCTCGCCAGCCCGATATGCAGTTTCTGATCGTGCAATTGCCCAATCATGGAGCCGTGCCCGCTCAACCGGGGGAGTCGGCCTGGGCGGAATTGCGCGAAGCACAACTACTGACCGTGAAGCAGATGCCAGGCACGGGCTTAGCGGTGACCATCGATGTGGGTGACCCCAAGGATTTGCATCCCCATCGCAAAGCCGAGGTCGGAGAGCGTTTGGCCCTCTGGGCGCTCGGGACCACGTACCACAAATCCATTGTTTATTCCGGGCCAATGTATGAATCCATGGCGGTAGAGCGCGGCACGATCAGAATCCGCTTCGCCCACACCGGGGGCGGCTTGAAAGCGAACGACGACGGCGCTCTGCGCGGATTTGCTATCGCCGGCGAGGACCGCGTGTTCCATTGGGCCGAAGCGCAAATCGACCGAGATTCGGTCGTAGTTTCCAGCCCCCAGGTCGCCGCTCCCGTTGCCGTGCGCTACGCATGGGGCGATAGCCCTGAATGCAATCTCTTCAATGCAGAAGGACTTCCGGCGTCTCCGTTCCGCACCGACCTGTGGCAGGATCCGGTCGGGAACGCCAAGTAA
- a CDS encoding LacI family DNA-binding transcriptional regulator — protein MDIREIAKRARVSTATVSRTINRIPTVNAALAKRVWKVVDELGYYPNTQARSLVSGRSRIFGLIVSEMVNPFFPEIVQVFETIAVQHHYEILLTSTVNDPKRMETSVRRMIERRVDGVAVMTFGMEELLLEDLKIRNVPLVFVDVGPARPRVSNIRIDYLHGIRQAVQHLAALRHERIAFITGPLALKSAAARKNAFVQSMEEIGLTAKPDLIIEGDHTLEGGMKAMAALPRGRTRPTAVMCSNDMTAIGVMRQSYDAKISIPRDLSVVGFDNIRLAQFVLPPLATVQMSQAELARLAFEALLSDVQSEASAPHGTEYVLQTSLVLRESTAMAPGTGARTRSGEHRNA, from the coding sequence ATGGACATACGGGAAATCGCGAAGCGCGCCAGGGTCTCGACGGCTACCGTGTCGCGGACGATTAACCGCATTCCGACGGTAAATGCAGCGCTTGCGAAGCGGGTTTGGAAGGTCGTAGACGAACTGGGATACTATCCCAACACCCAGGCCAGATCGCTGGTATCGGGGCGCAGCCGGATTTTTGGCCTCATCGTCTCTGAGATGGTCAATCCGTTCTTTCCTGAGATTGTGCAGGTGTTCGAGACCATTGCGGTTCAGCATCACTACGAAATCCTGCTGACCTCGACCGTCAACGATCCAAAACGCATGGAGACTTCGGTTCGACGCATGATCGAGCGCCGGGTGGACGGCGTTGCGGTAATGACATTCGGCATGGAAGAACTTCTTCTCGAAGACCTGAAGATACGCAATGTGCCGCTGGTGTTTGTGGACGTCGGGCCCGCGCGGCCGAGAGTGAGCAATATCCGGATCGATTACCTTCATGGCATACGGCAGGCGGTGCAACATCTGGCGGCTCTGCGCCACGAGCGAATCGCTTTCATCACCGGACCGCTCGCGCTCAAATCCGCGGCGGCCCGTAAGAATGCATTCGTGCAGTCGATGGAAGAGATCGGGCTCACCGCGAAACCCGATCTGATCATCGAGGGGGATCACACGCTCGAAGGAGGAATGAAAGCGATGGCAGCGCTGCCACGGGGCCGTACTCGGCCCACCGCAGTCATGTGCTCCAATGACATGACGGCGATCGGGGTTATGCGGCAGAGCTACGACGCCAAAATCTCGATTCCCCGCGACTTGTCGGTTGTCGGCTTTGACAACATTCGCCTGGCACAGTTCGTCTTGCCGCCACTCGCGACCGTGCAAATGTCGCAGGCGGAACTGGCACGCCTGGCATTTGAAGCGCTTCTGTCCGATGTGCAAAGCGAGGCTTCGGCACCGCATGGCACAGAATACGTTCTTCAGACCAGTTTGGTGCTGCGAGAGTCGACAGCCATGGCCCCGGGAACGGGAGCGCGAACGCGCAGCGGAGAGCACAGAAATGCGTAA